The following are encoded together in the Ovis aries strain OAR_USU_Benz2616 breed Rambouillet chromosome X, ARS-UI_Ramb_v3.0, whole genome shotgun sequence genome:
- the SLC25A5 gene encoding ADP/ATP translocase 2, which yields MTDAAVSFAKDFLAGGVAAAISKTAVAPIERVKLLLQVQHASKQITADKQYKGIIDCVVRIPKEQGVLSFWRGNLANVIRYFPTQALNFAFKDKYKQIFLGGVDKRTQFWRYFAGNLASGGAAGATSLCFVYPLDFARTRLAADVGKAGAEREFRGLGDCLVKIYKSDGIRGLYQGFNVSVQGIIIYRAAYFGIYDTAKGMLPDPKNTHIFISWMIAQSVTAVAGLTSYPFDTVRRRMMMQSGRKGTDIMYTGTLDCWRKIARDEGAKAFFKGAWSNVLRGMGGAFVLVLYDEIKKFT from the exons ATGACAGATGCCGCCGTGTCCTTCGCCAAGGACTTCCTGGCAGGTGGAGTGGCGGCGGCCATCTCCAAGACCGCGGTCGCGCCCATCGAGCGGGTGAAGCTGCTGCTGCAG GTGCAGCATGCCAGCAagcaaatcactgcagataagcAGTACAAGGGCATCATAGACTGCGTGGTTCGTATCCCCAAGGAGCAGGGAGTCCTGTCCTTCTGGCGTGGTAACCTGGCCAATGTGATCAGATacttccccacccaggctctCAACTTTGCCTTCAAAGATAAATACAAGCAGATCTTCCTGGGTGGTGTGGATAAGAGGACCCAGTTTTGGCGCTACTTTGCAGGAAATCTGGCATCAGGTGGTGCCGCCGGGGCCACGTCCCTGTGTTTCGTGTACCCTCTCGACTTTGCCCGTACCCGTCTAGCAGCCGACGTGGGCAAAGCTGGAGCTGAAAGGGAATTCAGAGGCCTCGGTGACTGCCTGGTTAAGATCTACAAATCTGACGGGATTAGAGGCCTGTACCAAGGCTTTAACGTGTCTGTGCAGGGTATTATCATCTACCGAGCTGCCTACTTCGGTATATATGACACTGCGAAGG GAATGCTTCCAGATCCCAAGAACACTCATATCTTCATCAGCTGGATGATCGCACAGTCAGTCACGGCGGTTGCTGGGTTGACTTCCTATCCGTTCGACACTGTGCGTCGCCGCATGATGATGCAGTCAGGGCGCAAAGGAA CTGATATCATGTACACAGGCACGCTTGACTGCTGGAGGAAGATTGCTCGTGACGAAGGAGCCAAAGCCTTTTTCAAAGGCGCGTGGTCCAATGTTCTCAGAGGCATGGGCGGGGCTTTTGTGCTTGTCCTGTATGATGAAATCAAGAAGTTCACCTAA